The Helianthus annuus cultivar XRQ/B chromosome 16, HanXRQr2.0-SUNRISE, whole genome shotgun sequence genome includes a window with the following:
- the LOC110915620 gene encoding OBERON-like protein codes for MDSSSGSHFNNQPSPKMMPPRQQVKSGVLHTSLSLVPPPDAFGSPNVQERGPNSDQVRESPTESASSRDTWPDPLIVSKQMEREKQKEPENNFAENSVTRHISRLDKMSLRDICSERVDIIAEKMHHLPYEFLDNLKNQLRVLIEGTSGDQIKEEYIFLQKMVMGRGDLTEKVLTMAHRGQLELLVAVKTGIQAFLHPTVSLSQASLIEIFLYKRCRNIACGSQIPADDCTCEICSKRNGFCNLCMCVICTKFDFEVNTCRWIGCDACSHWTHTDCAIRNGQIGVGPVKSGGMLFRCRACMRTSELFGWVKDVFNQCAPLWDRESLIKELDCVRRIFHRSNENRGRNLYLKCEELVEKLKSGSTEAVACKAILSFFQEGEMETPKTEEGGVMAPQEAFNRIADVVHEAIKKMEMVENEKARMVKKARLALEACDEDLKDKNRELAALNLERQKKKQQVDELQSIVRLKQAEAEMFDLKASEARREAERLQRISLANAQKEDDYASRYLKQRLHEAEAEKQYLFQKIRLQEEGSSRDTGPAEPSQMIMYNKIQDLLKKI; via the exons ATGGATAGTTCATCAGGGTCACATTTCAACAATCAACCTTCACCAAAAATGATGCCGCCACGTCAGCAAGTAAAGTCCGGAGTGCTGCACACATCCTTATCACTCGTTCCACCACCAGACGCTTTCGGGTCACCAAACGTTCAAGAACGCGGCCCAAATTCCGACCAGGTCCGTGAGTCACCAACTGAAAGCGCCAGCTCACGTGACACCTGGCCCGACCCGTTAATCGTATCTAAGCAGATGGAGAGAGAGAAACAAAAAGAGCCCGAAAATAACTTTGCTGAAAACTCCGTAACCCGCCATATTTCACGGTTGGATAAAATGTCGCTTAGAGACATATGCAGTGAACGCGTTGATATAATTGCAGAAAAAATGCATCATCTACCTTACGAGTTTCTCGACAATTTAAAGAACCAACTTCGCGTTCTTATCGAAGGAACCAGCGGTGATCAAATCAAAGAAGAATACATTTTCCTCCAAAAAATGGTTATGGGCCGAGGCGATTTGACCGAAAAGGTGCTCACGATGGCCCACCGCGGTCAACTCGAGTTGCTAGTTGCCGTCAAGACGGGAATTCAAGCGTTTCTACATCCAACCGTTAGTCTTTCACAGGCTTCTCTTATCGAGATATTTTTATACAAGCGATGCAGAAATATAGCGTGTGGAAGCCAAATTCCTGCTGATGACTGTACATGCGAAATTTGCTCGAAACGGAACGGTTTTTGTAACCTCTGCATGTGTGTGATCTGTACCAAATTTGATTTTGAAGTGAATACATGCCGTTGGATAGGTTGTGATGCGTGTTCTCATTGGACGCACACGGATTGCGCGATACGAAACGGGCAGATTGGCGTGGGACCCGTTAAAAGTGGCGGGATGCTTTTCCGGTGCCGGGCTTGTATGAGAACATCGGAATTGTTTGGTTGGGTTAAAGACGTGTTTAATCAGTGTGCGCCGTTGTGGGACCGTGAAAGTTTAATTAAGGAGCTTGATTGTGTGAGAAGAATATTTCATAGAAGTAATGAGAATAGAGGGAGAAACTTGTACTTGAAGTGTGAAGAACTTGTGGAAAAACTTAAAAGCGGGTCAACTGAAGCTGTAGCTTGTAAAGCAATATTATCGTTTTTTCAAG AGGGGGAGATGGAGACTCCAAAAACCGAAGAAGGTGGAGTGATGGCCCCACAAGAAGCATTCAATCGAATAGCCGACGTGGTGCACGAAGCAATTAAGAAAATGGAAATGGTGGAAAACGAGAAGGCACGCATGGTTAAAAAAGCGCGGTTGGCACTCGAGGCATGTGACGAAGACCTAAAAGACAAAAACCGGGAACTGGCAGCACTAAACTTAGAAAGACAGAAGAAAAAGCAGCAAGTAGACGAGCTTCAAAGCATTGTACGTCTTAAACAAGCCGAAGCTGAGATGTTTGACCTCAAGGCTTCCGAAGCTAGACGAGAAGCCGAAAGACTTCAAAGGATCTCCCTTGCAAATGCGCAAAAAGAGGACGATTATGCAAGCAGGTATCTAAAACAGCGGTTACATGAGGCGGAAGCGGAAAAACAGTATTTGTTTCAAAAAATTAGGTTACAGGAAGAGGGTTCGTCACGAGATACTGGACCAGCCGAACCGTCACAGATGATCATGTATAACAAGATCCAGGACCTGCTGAAAAAGATATga
- the LOC110915974 gene encoding PLASMODESMATA CALLOSE-BINDING PROTEIN 5 — translation MAHALVKILLLITIFALLKSDAQFEDWCIADEQTPDDELQRAMVWACENGADCSKIEANQPCFEPNTVKDHASFAFNSYFQRMKDKGATCYFNSAAYVTDLDPSHGSCKFEIHG, via the exons ATGGCTCATGCCTTAGTCAAGATCCTTCTTCTTATAACCATTTTCGCGCTACTTAAATCAG ACGCGCAATTTGAGGATTGGTGCATAGCCGATGAGCAAACCCCGGATGACGAATTGCAAAGGGCAATGGTTTGGGCGTGTGAAAATGGTGCAGATTGTAGCAAGATTGAAGCAAATCAGCCTTGTTTTGAACCAAACACAGTTAAGGATCATGCTTCTTTTGCATTCAATAGCTATTTTCAAAGGATGAAAGACAAAGGAGCTACTTGCTATTTCAATTCTGCTGCTTATGTCACTGATCTTGATCCAA